Proteins from a single region of Ziziphus jujuba cultivar Dongzao chromosome 1, ASM3175591v1:
- the LOC107424608 gene encoding large ribosomal subunit protein uL1 has product MSKLQSDALREAISTITTESKEKKRNFTETVELQIGLKNYDPQKDKRFSGSVKLPHIPRPKMKVCMLGDAQHVEEAEKIGLDYMDVEALKKLNKNKKLVKKLAKKYHAFLASEAVIKQIPRLLGPGLNKAGKFPTLVTHQESLESKVNETKAMVKFQLKKVLCMGVAVGNLSMEEKQIFQNVQMSVNFLVSLLKKNWQNVRCLYLKTTMGKPQRIF; this is encoded by the exons ATGag TAAGCTTCAGAGTGATGCACTCAGAGAGGCTATTTCTACCATCACTACCGAgtcaaaggagaaaaaaagaaactttactGAGACTGTTGAACTCCAGATTGGACTGAAAAATTATGATCCCCAAAAGGATAAGCGGTTCAGTGGTTCTGTAAAGTTGCCGCACATTCCTAGGCCCAAGATGAAGGTTTGTATGCTTGGAGATGCTCAGCATGTTGAGGAG GCTGAGAAAATAGGTCTGGACTATATGGATGTTGAAGCTTTAAAGAAGCTCAACAAAAACAAGAAGCTAGTAAAGAAACTAGCAAAGAAATACCATGCTTTCTTAGCATCTGAAGCTGTAATTAAGCAGATTCCCCGTCTTTTGGGCCCTGGTCTCAACAAGGCAG GGAAATTCCCCACCCTTGTTACTCATCAAGAGTCCCTGGAGTCCAAAGTTAATGAGACGAAGGCAATGGTTAAGTTCCAATTGAAAAAGGTTCTTTGCATGGGAGTTGCAGTAGGAAATCTTTCCATGGAGGAGAAGCAGATATTCCAGAATGTGCAAATGAGCGTTAATTTCCTCGTTTCACTTCTGAAAAAGAACTGGCAGAAT GTCAGGTGCTTATACTTGAAGACTACCATGGGGAAGCCACAACGTATATTTTAA
- the LOC107424598 gene encoding CASP-like protein 1C1 isoform X2: MGKKKEASAQPPIYLPNTIHLSVLFYTFSLLRLKNVKYPTFKTWKGPSISFFTFNSILKLKPPSWSTMTKRNIFTLLLRLLAFGLALAATIVMVTSHDSANVLNLTFKAKYSNTPAFMYFVIVEAIACGYSLVALFLSCKSLLWRLVVILDVVTVLLGSSISAALAIGQVGKKGNSHAGWLPICGQVPKFCDHVTGALVAGFVAAILYLVLLLHTIYTALNPLFVEKP; encoded by the exons atggggaaaaaaaaggaagccaGTGCCCAACCACCTATCTATCTTCCTAACACTATACACCTTTCAGTATTATTCTACACCTTTTCTCTTCTTAGGTTGAAAAATGTCAAATATCCCACATTTAAAACTTGGAAAGGGCCATCCATTTCCTTTTTCACTTTTAACtcaatattgaaattaaaaccACCTAGCTGGTCCACCATGACTAAGAGGAACATCTTCACCCTTTTGCTAAGGCTCCTAGCCTTTGGTTTAGCTCTGGCAGCAACTATTGTCATGGTTACAAGCCATGACTCTGCCAACGTCTTGAACTTAACATTCAAAGCCAAATACAGCAACACACCCGCTTTCAT GTACTTTGTGATTGTGGAAGCCATTGCGTGCGGATACAGCCTTGTAGCACTGTTTCTTTCTTGTAAGAGTTTGCTTTGGCGTTTGGTTGTTATCCTAGAT GTTGTAACAGTGCTCCTCGGTTCGAGCATTTCAGCTGCGTTGGCCATAGGTCAAGTAGGAAAGAAAGGGAATAGCCATGCTGGTTGGCTGCCTATCTGTGGACAAGTACCCAAGTTTTGCGACCATGTCACCGGAGCTCTCGTTGCCGGTTTTGTTGCAGCAATATTGTATTTGGTTCTCCTTCTTCATACTATTTATACTGCTCTCAACCCTCTCTTTGTTGAGAAACCATAG
- the LOC107424598 gene encoding CASP-like protein 1C1 isoform X1, whose product MGKKKEASAQPPIYLPNTIHLSVLFYTFSLLRLKNVKYPTFKTWKGPSISFFTFNSILKLKPPSWSTMTKRNIFTLLLRLLAFGLALAATIVMVTSHDSANVLNLTFKAKYSNTPAFMYFVIVEAIACGYSLVALFLSCKSLLWRLVVILDVVVTVLLGSSISAALAIGQVGKKGNSHAGWLPICGQVPKFCDHVTGALVAGFVAAILYLVLLLHTIYTALNPLFVEKP is encoded by the exons atggggaaaaaaaaggaagccaGTGCCCAACCACCTATCTATCTTCCTAACACTATACACCTTTCAGTATTATTCTACACCTTTTCTCTTCTTAGGTTGAAAAATGTCAAATATCCCACATTTAAAACTTGGAAAGGGCCATCCATTTCCTTTTTCACTTTTAACtcaatattgaaattaaaaccACCTAGCTGGTCCACCATGACTAAGAGGAACATCTTCACCCTTTTGCTAAGGCTCCTAGCCTTTGGTTTAGCTCTGGCAGCAACTATTGTCATGGTTACAAGCCATGACTCTGCCAACGTCTTGAACTTAACATTCAAAGCCAAATACAGCAACACACCCGCTTTCAT GTACTTTGTGATTGTGGAAGCCATTGCGTGCGGATACAGCCTTGTAGCACTGTTTCTTTCTTGTAAGAGTTTGCTTTGGCGTTTGGTTGTTATCCTAGATGTG GTTGTAACAGTGCTCCTCGGTTCGAGCATTTCAGCTGCGTTGGCCATAGGTCAAGTAGGAAAGAAAGGGAATAGCCATGCTGGTTGGCTGCCTATCTGTGGACAAGTACCCAAGTTTTGCGACCATGTCACCGGAGCTCTCGTTGCCGGTTTTGTTGCAGCAATATTGTATTTGGTTCTCCTTCTTCATACTATTTATACTGCTCTCAACCCTCTCTTTGTTGAGAAACCATAG
- the LOC107424207 gene encoding probable 2-carboxy-D-arabinitol-1-phosphatase, with protein sequence MGYGILTLTTPSCSTSIDYSRKPPEFQALSLRAVRIQCSNSSPDVPLTSEKLENEAPLTGSAFDFNKATLPLTHKSISSSKKVTLIRHGLSSWNVESRVQGSSNLSFLTETGVEQAERCKEALANIYFDQCFSSPISRAKSTAEIIWQGREQPLIFLDSLKEAHLYYLEGMKNVDAKQRYPKEYTTWREDPANFKVNGIFPLLNLWGTAREAWREILLTPGEHFLVITHKSILRALICTALGLGPERFRAIDVNNGGISVFNFNKRGEAMLQSLNMTAHMYSDHVYQY encoded by the exons ATGGGTTATGGAATTCTTACCCTGACAACACCTTCATGTTCGACCTCCATAGATTACTCCAGGAAACCTCCCGAGTTCCAGGCTCTTTCCTTACGTGCAGTTAGAATTCAGTGCTCAAATTCTAGCCCAGATGTGCCTCTAACCTCTG AGAAACTTGAGAATGAAGCTCCTTTGACGGGCAGTGCATTTGATTTCAATAAAGCAACATTACCTCTTACCCATAAGTCGATCTCTTCATCAAAGAAAGTAACCCTTATACGGCATGGTCTTAGCTCATGGAATGTGGAAAGTAGAGTTCAG GGAAGCTCAAACCTGTCTTTCCTAACAGAAACTGGAGTGGAGCAAGCTGAGAGATGCAAAGAAGCCTTAGCAAATATATACTTTGATCAGTGTTTCTCAAGTCCAATATCTCGTGCCAAG TCCACTGCTGAAATTATATGGCAAGGGAGGGAACAGCCACTCATTTTCCTTGATTCACTGAAGGAGGCCCATTTATATTACCTTGAAGGCATGAAAAATG TGGATGCCAAGCAGAGATATCCAAAGGAGTACACAACATGGAGAGAGGATCCAGCTAATTTTAAAGTGAATGGAATTTTCCCTTTACTAAATCTTTGGGGAACAGCAAGAGAGGCTTGGAGGGAAATCTTACTCACACCT GGGGAGCATTTCTTAGTTATTACTCACAAATCAATCTTGAGGGCATTGATCTGCACAGCTTTAGGGCTTGGCCCTGAGAG GTTCCGTGCTATTGATGTAAACAACGGTGGAATTTCTGTATTCAATTTCAACAAAAGAGGAGAAGCAATGCTTCAATCTCTGAACATGACTGCCCACATGTACAGTGATCATGTCTATCAATACTGA
- the LOC107424589 gene encoding LOW QUALITY PROTEIN: pentatricopeptide repeat-containing protein At2g33760 (The sequence of the model RefSeq protein was modified relative to this genomic sequence to represent the inferred CDS: deleted 1 base in 1 codon) produces the protein MASFHGSQTTRTEITESPLHSPAYQALLRAGPRLRPLEQVHAHLVVSGSHRSRALLTKLLTLACIAGSIVYARRLLFSVPSPDSFLFNSLFKASLTSGFPLDTVSFYHRMLRSGIWPSTYTFTSVIKACADLSTLKLGRCVHSHALVCGYGSDSFVQASLVPLYSKSGELGVARKLFDNMLEKTVVAWNSMISGYEQNGRLREAIGLFYQMRKHGVDPDSTTFVSVLSACSQLGALGLGCWVHDYVLNNCFYLNVVLGTSLINMYARCGNVSKAREVFDSMNERNVIAWTAMISGYGMHGYGSEAMELFHQMKALGPCPNDITFVAVLSACSHSGLVQEGRHAYTSMSQEYGLVPGVEHHVCMVDMLGRAGLLDDAYQFLKGIINREPAPAVWTAMLGACKMHKNFNLGVEVAEHLLAVEPDNPGYYVMLSNIYALAGRMDRVETVRNMMIQRRLKKQVGYSTIEVDRKTHLFSMGDKSHSETNEIYEYLDELMRLCREAGYIPAPESVMHELEEEEREYALRYHSEKLAIAFGLLKTSHGMALRIVKNLRICEDCHSAIKYISVVTAREIMVRDRLRFHHFKDGKCSCLDYW, from the exons ATGGCAAGTTTTCATGGAAGCCAAACAACTCGAACA GAAATAACAGAGTCGCCCTTGCACTCTCCAGCCTATCAAGCTCTTCTGCGAGCCGGGCCGCGTCTACGACCACTTGAACAAGTCCACGCTCACCTCGTCGTCTCTGGCTCCCACCGCAGCCGGGCCCTCCTAACGAAGCTGCTCACTTTGGCTTGCATCGCTGGTTCAATCGTCTACGCTAGAAGGCTCTTGTTCTCTGTTCCGAGCCCTGACTCCTTCCTTTTCAATTCCCTCTTCAAAGCCTCATTGACTTCTGGCTTCCCTCTCGACACTGTCTCCTTCTATCACCGCATGCTTCGTTCTGGCATTTGGCCGTCGACTTACACCTTCACTTCCGTGATCAAGGCCTGTGCTGATCTTTCGACTCTGAAACTTGGTAGGTGCGTTCACTCACATGCATTAGTTTGTGGGTATGGCTCGGATTCCTTCGTTCAGGCCTCTCTGGTTCCTCTCTATTCAAAATCTGGAGAATTGGGTGTTGCCCGGAAGTTGTTTGATAATATGCTGGAGAAAACGGTTGTGGCTTGGAATTCGATGATTTCGGGTTACGAGCAAAATGGGCGTTTAAGAGAAGCGATTGGATTGTTTTACCAAATGCGGAAACATGGTGTTGATCCTGACTCGACAACGTTTGTGAGTGTTTTATCAGCCTGTTCTCAATTGGGAGCTCTTGGTCTTGGCTGTTGGGTGCATGATTATGTTCTGAATAATTGTTTCTACCTAAACGTAGTGCTAGGCACTTCATTGATCAACATGTATGCTAGATGTGGAAATGTGAGCAAAGCAAGAGAAGTTTTTGATTCAATGAATGAACGGAATGTAATTGCTTGGACGGCAATGATTTCCGGTTATGGAATGCATGGTTATGGTAGTGAAGCTATGGAACTTTTTCATCAGATGAAGGCACTGGGTCCTTGCCCCAACGACATCACATTTGTTGCAGTTTTGTCTGCCTGCTCTCACTCTGGGCTAGTGCAGGAGGGGCGCCATGCATATACAAGCATGAGCCAAGAGTATGGCTTAGTTCCAGGAGTGGAACATCATGTTTGCATGGTCGATATGCTTGGCCGTGCTGGACTTCTTGACGATGCTTACCAATTCCTCAAAGGAATTATAAACAGGGAACCAGCTCCAGCAGTTTGGACTGCCATGCTTGGTGCTTGCAAGATGCATAAGAATTTCAACCTTGGAGTAGAAGTTGCCGAGCATCTTCTTGCAGTTGAACCTGATAATCCTGGATATTATGTGATGCTTTCAAATATATATGCACTGGCAGGTCGGATGGATAGAGTGGAAACAGTTAGAAACATGATGATCCAGAGACGCTTGAAGAAGCAAGTTGGGTATAGCACAATAGAAGTTGATCGGAAAACCCACTTGTTTAGCATGGGTGACAAGTCCCACTCAGAGACAAatgaaatatatgaatatttggaTGAATTGATGAGGCTGTGTAGGGAAGCAGGTTACATTCCAGCACCTGAATCGGTGATGCATGaattggaagaagaagagagggAATATGCCCTTAGATACCACAGTGAGAAGCTTGCAATAGCATTTGGGTTGTTGAAAACCAGTCATGGTATGGCTCTAAGGATTGTGAAGAATCTTAGAATTTGTGAGGACTGCCATTCTGCGATAAAGTACATCTCAGTTGTCACTGCCAGGGAAATCATGGTTAGGGATAGGCTTCGGTTTCATCATTTCAAAGATGGCAAATGTTCGTGTTTGGATTACTGGTGA